One segment of Nocardioides sp. QY071 DNA contains the following:
- a CDS encoding carboxyl transferase domain-containing protein, which yields MSETSEPTLRDLAADLRERLARVRQGGSEAARTKHTDRGKLLARDRVDGLLDPGSPFLELAPLAAYGMYGKPGDDYAVPAAGAVAGIGRVEGRNVMVVANDATVKGGTYYPMTVKKHLRAQTVAAENNLPCVYLVDSGGAFLPMQDEVFPDKEHFGRIFFNQANMSARGIPQLAAVMGSCTAGGAYVPAMSDETVIVKNQGTIFLGGPPLVKAATGEVVSAEDLGGGDVHARRSGVVDHLADDDAHALRILRGIIDTLPIGHRPQDPAPNSRGLVPNRINSEDPHEPPESIYDVVPVSTRTPYDVREVIRRLVDGSRLQEFKQLYGETLVCGFARIHGHPVGIVANNGILFSESALKGAHFVELCNQRGIPLLFLQNISGFMVGREYENRGIARDGAKLVTAVACSVVPKLTVVIGGSFGAGNYGMCGRAYDPRFLWMWPNSRISVMGGDQAANVLATVAGREDDPDVEEFKQPIKDQYETQGSPYYASARLWDDGVIDPADTRRVLGMALEVVSAVPTPAPNYGIFRM from the coding sequence GTGTCCGAGACTTCCGAGCCCACCCTCCGGGACCTGGCCGCCGACCTGCGCGAGCGCCTCGCGCGGGTGCGCCAGGGCGGCAGTGAGGCCGCCCGCACCAAGCACACCGACCGCGGCAAGCTCCTGGCCCGCGACCGGGTCGACGGCCTGCTCGACCCCGGCAGTCCGTTCCTGGAGCTGGCGCCGCTGGCGGCGTACGGCATGTACGGCAAGCCCGGCGACGACTACGCCGTCCCCGCCGCGGGCGCCGTCGCCGGCATCGGCCGGGTCGAGGGCCGCAACGTCATGGTCGTCGCCAACGACGCGACCGTGAAGGGCGGCACCTACTACCCGATGACGGTCAAGAAGCACCTGCGGGCGCAGACCGTCGCCGCCGAGAACAACCTGCCCTGCGTCTACCTGGTCGACTCCGGCGGCGCCTTCCTGCCGATGCAGGACGAGGTGTTCCCCGACAAGGAGCACTTCGGCCGGATCTTCTTCAACCAGGCCAACATGTCCGCGCGCGGGATCCCGCAGCTCGCCGCGGTGATGGGCTCGTGCACCGCCGGTGGCGCCTACGTCCCGGCGATGTCCGACGAGACCGTCATCGTCAAGAACCAGGGCACGATCTTCCTCGGCGGCCCGCCGCTGGTGAAGGCCGCGACCGGCGAGGTCGTCAGCGCCGAGGACCTCGGCGGCGGCGACGTGCACGCCCGCAGGTCCGGGGTCGTCGACCACCTCGCCGACGACGACGCCCACGCGCTGCGCATCCTGCGCGGCATCATCGACACGCTGCCGATTGGGCACAGACCGCAGGATCCCGCGCCGAATTCGCGCGGTTTGGTCCCAAACCGCATCAATTCCGAGGACCCGCACGAGCCGCCGGAGAGCATCTACGACGTCGTGCCGGTCAGCACCCGCACGCCGTACGACGTCCGCGAGGTCATCCGGCGCCTGGTCGACGGCAGCCGGCTGCAGGAGTTCAAGCAGCTGTACGGCGAGACCCTGGTCTGCGGGTTCGCCCGCATCCACGGTCACCCGGTCGGCATCGTCGCCAACAACGGCATCCTGTTCAGCGAGTCGGCGCTCAAGGGCGCGCACTTCGTCGAGCTGTGCAACCAGCGCGGCATCCCGCTGCTCTTCTTGCAGAACATCTCCGGCTTCATGGTCGGGCGCGAGTACGAGAACCGCGGCATCGCCCGCGACGGTGCCAAGCTGGTCACCGCGGTCGCCTGCTCGGTGGTCCCGAAGCTGACCGTGGTCATCGGCGGCTCCTTCGGCGCCGGCAACTACGGCATGTGCGGGCGCGCCTACGACCCGCGCTTCTTGTGGATGTGGCCCAACTCCCGGATCTCGGTGATGGGCGGCGACCAGGCGGCCAACGTGCTCGCGACGGTCGCCGGTCGCGAGGACGACCCCGATGTGGAGGAGTTCAAGCAGCCGATCAAGGACCAGTACGAGACCCAGGGCTCGCCCTACTACGCGTCCGCGCGGCTGTGGGACGACGGTGTGATCGACCCCGCCGACACCCGCCGGGTGCTCGGCATGGCGCTCGAGGTCGTCTCCGCGGTCCCGACCCCCGCCCCCAACTACGGCATCTTCCGGATGTGA
- a CDS encoding ScyD/ScyE family protein, protein MGKAAIRIGTAMAALALAATGAPAVAGPQDAGGRAAPKTVAPLMGPRGVDALGHGRTLVTETGGTFSLVVERKHKPARVVPLGNLPTDFPPAISKGPHGTIYLLTGASGPPPEQRPSVLRGAAAPAPATTLFKWKRGWPAPKVVADISAYQKTDPDPWDQEGFPADSNPFGVLALDDGTVLVSDAAGNDLLRVWPKKGRIRTVARLMPRTVPVPAGLPDVPPPMGPLPPAGTPIVSEAVATSVAVGADGYWYVGELRGFPATPGTSQVWRIRPGSTNATCDPAHPRKGACKRYADGFTSITDLAAGPKGIYVLELSKKSWFAFEMGLPGAEEGGLSLVRDRGAEPRVRELAAGRLKNPGGVDVSDHVYVAGPLFGPGALLRLR, encoded by the coding sequence ATGGGCAAGGCAGCGATCAGGATCGGTACGGCGATGGCGGCGCTCGCCCTCGCGGCGACCGGAGCGCCGGCGGTGGCCGGCCCGCAGGACGCCGGCGGGCGCGCGGCACCGAAGACGGTCGCCCCGCTCATGGGCCCGCGTGGCGTCGACGCGCTCGGCCACGGCCGGACCCTCGTCACGGAGACCGGCGGCACCTTCAGCCTGGTCGTGGAGCGCAAGCACAAGCCGGCGCGGGTGGTCCCGCTCGGCAACCTCCCCACGGACTTCCCGCCGGCGATCTCCAAGGGCCCGCACGGCACGATCTACCTGCTGACGGGGGCTTCCGGCCCGCCGCCGGAGCAGCGCCCGTCGGTCCTGCGCGGCGCCGCGGCGCCCGCGCCCGCGACGACGCTGTTCAAGTGGAAGCGCGGCTGGCCCGCACCCAAGGTGGTCGCCGACATCAGCGCGTACCAGAAGACCGACCCCGATCCGTGGGATCAGGAGGGCTTCCCGGCCGACAGCAACCCGTTCGGCGTCCTGGCCCTGGACGACGGCACCGTGCTGGTCTCCGACGCCGCCGGCAACGACCTGCTCCGGGTGTGGCCGAAGAAGGGCAGGATCAGGACGGTCGCCCGGCTGATGCCGCGCACGGTGCCGGTCCCGGCCGGGCTGCCCGACGTACCCCCGCCGATGGGCCCGCTCCCGCCGGCCGGCACCCCGATCGTCTCCGAGGCGGTGGCCACGTCGGTGGCCGTCGGCGCCGACGGCTACTGGTACGTCGGCGAGCTGCGCGGCTTCCCGGCGACCCCGGGCACCTCGCAGGTGTGGCGGATCAGGCCGGGGTCGACGAACGCCACCTGCGACCCGGCGCACCCGCGCAAGGGCGCCTGCAAGAGGTACGCCGACGGCTTCACCTCGATCACCGACCTGGCGGCCGGACCGAAGGGGATCTACGTCCTCGAGCTGTCGAAGAAGAGCTGGTTCGCCTTCGAGATGGGCCTGCCCGGTGCCGAGGAGGGCGGCCTGTCCCTGGTCCGCGACCGCGGGGCCGAGCCGCGGGTGCGCGAGCTCGCCGCGGGCCGGTTGAAGAACCCGGGCGGGGTCGACGTGAGCGACCACGTCTACGTCGCGGGCCCGCTGTTCGGTCCCGGGGCGCTGCTCCGGCTCCGCTGA
- a CDS encoding TetR/AcrR family transcriptional regulator, with protein MTVTEPTRREQILATAADLFAARGFHGVSVADLGAACGISGPALYKHFASKQAVLAEMLTSISERLLEVGRERVAAGGGDPSAALRGLVDWHVEFALGHRPLIIVQDRDWESLPEDAREQVRRLQRRYVDLWADQLRALRADLDKPRAHAAAQAAFGLLNSTPRAGHAIPDAALRDLLASMALGALGIVEP; from the coding sequence GTGACCGTGACCGAGCCGACCCGCCGCGAGCAGATCCTGGCCACCGCAGCCGACCTGTTCGCCGCCCGCGGCTTCCACGGCGTCTCGGTCGCCGACCTCGGCGCCGCCTGCGGCATCTCCGGTCCGGCGCTCTACAAGCACTTCGCTTCCAAGCAGGCAGTTCTCGCCGAGATGCTGACCTCGATCAGCGAGCGACTCCTCGAGGTCGGCCGCGAGCGCGTGGCCGCCGGCGGCGGCGACCCGTCGGCCGCCCTGCGCGGCCTGGTCGACTGGCACGTCGAGTTCGCCCTCGGCCACCGCCCGCTGATCATCGTCCAGGACCGCGACTGGGAGTCGCTGCCCGAGGACGCACGCGAGCAGGTCCGCCGCCTCCAGCGCAGGTACGTCGACCTGTGGGCCGACCAGCTGCGCGCCCTGCGCGCGGATCTCGACAAGCCCCGCGCCCACGCCGCCGCCCAGGCCGCGTTCGGGCTGCTCAACTCCACCCCCCGGGCGGGTCATGCGATCCCGGATGCCGCGCTGCGGGACCTGCTCGCGTCGATGGCGCTGGGGGCGTTGGGGATCGTCGAACCGTAG
- a CDS encoding PASTA domain-containing protein yields MSRMFSLIFILSLAIGGLTAVAPAGAEASTARATPQSVTFLPTGGEQTFAVPAGVTTLHAVAVGGRGGNGASGGAGGYGALVSADLSVAPGQILYLEVGGNGVGALGGFNGGGAGGSGSDAGGGGGGASDIRLAPRAAGTSLTLRLLVAAGGGGGGGSTPSPGTTNGGGTAGAVPTAGQGYGGGGQPGTATTGGASGYSCDGIATTGSLGTGASGRSGVGCSFPFSGGGGGGAGLYGGGGGGTSSAGDGGGAGSSGSGAGATNTSVVSDTTGQPSISLTYAAGPSACTVPKLVGHRLKAARKLLGAASCKVGKVRRTHPGARWVVRQKPKSGAVLPPGAAVRIKLGDRPRRAH; encoded by the coding sequence ATGTCCCGCATGTTCAGCCTCATCTTCATTCTGTCGTTGGCGATCGGCGGTCTCACTGCCGTCGCACCTGCCGGTGCCGAAGCGTCCACCGCCCGGGCGACGCCCCAGTCGGTCACCTTCCTGCCCACGGGCGGCGAGCAGACCTTCGCCGTGCCGGCGGGTGTCACCACCCTGCATGCGGTGGCCGTCGGCGGTCGCGGTGGCAACGGCGCCTCGGGCGGAGCGGGAGGCTACGGCGCCCTCGTGTCAGCCGACCTGTCGGTGGCGCCGGGCCAGATCCTCTACCTCGAGGTGGGCGGCAACGGCGTCGGCGCCCTCGGCGGCTTCAACGGCGGCGGCGCCGGTGGCAGCGGGTCCGACGCAGGAGGGGGCGGCGGTGGCGCCTCGGACATCCGGCTCGCACCGCGTGCGGCCGGCACGTCGCTCACCCTGCGGCTGCTCGTCGCCGCGGGCGGAGGCGGCGGGGGCGGCTCGACGCCGAGCCCCGGGACGACCAACGGCGGCGGCACTGCAGGCGCCGTTCCGACCGCCGGGCAGGGCTACGGCGGGGGCGGGCAACCCGGGACAGCCACGACCGGCGGGGCGAGTGGATACAGCTGTGACGGGATCGCGACGACAGGATCGCTGGGCACCGGCGCATCCGGCCGGTCCGGCGTCGGCTGCAGCTTCCCCTTCAGTGGCGGCGGAGGCGGCGGCGCCGGCCTCTACGGCGGAGGAGGCGGGGGCACGAGCTCCGCCGGAGACGGCGGCGGAGCGGGCTCCAGCGGCTCCGGCGCCGGGGCCACGAACACCTCCGTCGTCTCCGACACGACCGGTCAGCCGTCCATCTCGCTGACCTACGCCGCAGGTCCGAGTGCCTGCACGGTTCCGAAGCTGGTCGGCCACAGGCTCAAGGCCGCCCGCAAGCTGCTCGGCGCCGCGAGCTGCAAGGTCGGCAAGGTACGCCGAACCCATCCGGGCGCGCGCTGGGTCGTGCGCCAGAAGCCCAAGTCGGGGGCCGTGCTTCCTCCCGGCGCCGCGGTCAGGATCAAGCTCGGCGACCGCCCCCGCCGCGCCCACTGA
- a CDS encoding acyl-CoA dehydrogenase family protein, protein MTSTHEVLNQVPPLVGHDTSADPALREGIEREGAGWALAEIQEVGRLAGTQEAMDLGRLAERVPPRLHTHDRYGRRVDEVEYVPAYHRLMETAVGHGIHAAPWADDRPGAHVARAAKFYAWNVDAGHGCPISMTYAVVPALRANPDLAARFEPLLTNRDYDFGLRDPETKRGLVAGMSMTEKQGGSDVRANTTTATPQPDGTYRIVGHKWFTSAPMSDMFLTLAQAPGGLSCFLLPRVLPGGEANPIRFLRLKDKLGNKSNASSEIEYDDAVGWLVGEEGKGVKTIVEMVNMTRLDCVIGSASGMRTALVYAAHHARHRAAFGKLLIDQPLMRNVLSDLAVESEAATTAMMRLAGANDRAIHGDTGEAALRRLALAATKYYVCKRGPVLANEALECLGGNGYIEDFDMARIYRELPLLSIWEGSGNVAALDALRAIGREPESLDAFFAEAELAVGADQRYDDAVASLKKELTQFDDIELRARRLVEQIAVVFQAGLLLRHAPTAVADAFCASRLARDWGSAFGTLPAGLDLAPILERTEPGF, encoded by the coding sequence ATGACCAGCACCCACGAGGTCCTCAACCAGGTCCCGCCGCTCGTCGGCCACGACACCTCCGCCGACCCGGCGCTGCGCGAGGGCATCGAGCGCGAGGGTGCCGGCTGGGCACTGGCCGAGATCCAGGAGGTCGGCCGCCTCGCCGGGACCCAGGAGGCGATGGACCTCGGCCGCCTCGCCGAGCGGGTCCCGCCACGGCTGCACACCCATGACCGCTACGGCCGCCGCGTCGACGAGGTCGAGTACGTGCCGGCGTACCACCGCCTCATGGAGACCGCGGTCGGCCACGGCATCCACGCCGCCCCCTGGGCCGACGACCGCCCCGGCGCGCACGTCGCCCGCGCGGCCAAGTTCTACGCGTGGAACGTCGATGCCGGCCACGGCTGCCCCATCTCGATGACGTACGCCGTCGTCCCGGCCCTGCGCGCCAACCCGGACCTCGCCGCGCGGTTCGAGCCGCTGCTCACCAACCGCGACTACGACTTCGGCCTGCGCGACCCCGAGACCAAGCGGGGCCTGGTCGCCGGCATGTCGATGACCGAGAAGCAGGGCGGCTCCGACGTCCGCGCCAACACGACCACCGCCACGCCGCAGCCGGACGGGACGTACCGGATCGTCGGCCACAAGTGGTTCACCTCGGCGCCGATGTCCGACATGTTCCTCACCCTCGCGCAGGCGCCGGGCGGCCTGTCCTGCTTCCTGCTCCCTCGCGTGCTGCCGGGCGGTGAGGCCAACCCGATCCGGTTCCTGCGGCTCAAGGACAAGCTCGGCAACAAGTCCAACGCGTCGTCCGAGATCGAGTACGACGATGCCGTCGGCTGGCTGGTCGGCGAGGAGGGCAAGGGCGTCAAGACCATCGTCGAGATGGTCAACATGACCCGCCTCGACTGCGTGATCGGCTCGGCATCGGGGATGCGGACCGCGCTGGTGTACGCCGCCCACCACGCCCGCCACCGCGCCGCCTTCGGCAAGCTGCTCATCGACCAGCCGCTGATGCGCAATGTGCTGAGTGACCTGGCGGTCGAGTCCGAGGCCGCGACCACCGCGATGATGCGGCTCGCCGGCGCCAACGACCGGGCGATCCATGGCGACACCGGGGAGGCGGCGCTGCGCCGCCTCGCCCTCGCCGCGACCAAGTACTACGTCTGCAAGCGCGGCCCGGTCCTCGCCAACGAGGCGCTGGAGTGCCTCGGCGGCAACGGCTACATCGAGGACTTCGACATGGCCCGGATCTACCGCGAGCTGCCGCTGCTCTCGATCTGGGAGGGCTCCGGCAACGTCGCCGCCCTCGACGCCCTGCGCGCCATCGGCCGCGAGCCGGAGTCCCTGGACGCGTTCTTCGCCGAGGCCGAGCTCGCCGTCGGCGCCGACCAGCGCTACGACGACGCGGTCGCCTCGCTCAAGAAGGAGCTGACGCAGTTCGACGACATCGAGCTGCGTGCCCGCCGCCTTGTCGAGCAGATCGCCGTCGTCTTCCAGGCCGGGCTGCTCCTCCGTCACGCCCCGACCGCCGTCGCCGACGCGTTCTGCGCCAGCCGCCTGGCCCGCGACTGGGGCAGCGCCTTCGGCACCCTGCCCGCCGGCCTCGACCTCGCGCCGATCCTGGAGCGGACCGAACCGGGCTTCTGA
- a CDS encoding crotonase/enoyl-CoA hydratase family protein has protein sequence MVDEAPWRRTALDAVPTEAPSYRTLTYEVDGRVARLTFDRPEQGNSITPDTPVELADAVERADLDPRVHVIVLSGRGKGFCGGYDLAASAEGLMDGGLDKLDHRVGPVPREGTVLDPTVQMLNHDPAGTWDPMVDYAMMSRFTRGFASLLHANKPTVAKIHGFCVAGGTDIALHCDQIVIAADAKIGYPPTRVWGVPSAGLWAHRVGDQRAKRLLLTGDTLTGREAAEWGLAIEAPEPEDLDERTEQLVQRIAAMPLNQLMMVKLALNSALLAQGVQNSQMISTVFDGISRHTREGYAFQQRAAEAGFRQAVRERDSAPYDDGGPATSNVTNQPNRKG, from the coding sequence ATGGTCGACGAAGCGCCTTGGCGCCGTACCGCCCTGGATGCCGTGCCGACCGAGGCGCCGTCGTACCGGACGCTCACCTACGAGGTCGACGGCCGCGTCGCACGGTTGACCTTCGACCGGCCTGAGCAGGGCAACTCGATCACCCCGGACACACCGGTCGAGCTCGCCGACGCCGTCGAGCGCGCGGACCTCGACCCACGGGTGCACGTGATCGTGCTGAGTGGGCGGGGCAAGGGCTTCTGTGGCGGCTACGACCTCGCCGCGAGCGCCGAGGGCCTGATGGACGGGGGTCTCGACAAGCTCGACCACCGGGTGGGCCCGGTACCACGCGAGGGCACCGTCCTCGACCCGACCGTCCAGATGCTCAACCACGACCCCGCCGGCACGTGGGACCCGATGGTCGACTACGCGATGATGAGCCGTTTCACGAGGGGCTTCGCCAGCCTGCTGCACGCGAACAAGCCCACCGTGGCCAAGATCCACGGCTTCTGCGTCGCCGGCGGCACCGACATCGCGCTGCACTGCGACCAGATCGTGATCGCCGCCGACGCCAAGATCGGCTACCCGCCCACCCGGGTGTGGGGCGTGCCCAGCGCCGGACTGTGGGCGCACCGGGTCGGCGACCAGCGCGCCAAGCGCCTGCTCCTCACCGGCGACACCCTCACCGGCCGTGAGGCCGCCGAGTGGGGCCTGGCGATCGAGGCGCCCGAGCCCGAGGACCTCGACGAGCGCACCGAGCAGCTGGTGCAGCGCATCGCCGCGATGCCGCTCAACCAGCTGATGATGGTCAAGCTCGCGCTCAACTCCGCCCTCCTCGCCCAAGGCGTGCAGAACAGCCAGATGATCAGCACCGTCTTCGACGGGATCTCCCGCCACACCCGCGAGGGCTACGCGTTCCAGCAACGCGCGGCCGAGGCCGGGTTCCGGCAGGCGGTGCGCGAACGAGACAGCGCGCCGTACGACGACGGCGGACCCGCGACCAGCAACGTCACCAACCAGCCCAACCGCAAGGGATGA
- a CDS encoding PaaX family transcriptional regulator C-terminal domain-containing protein: MPDLAPLSARSVMLSLLLGSHPDRMSAAELVRAGEHFGVPPATTRVALTRAVAAGDLQRADGDYVLGARLAARQRRQDEAVLDAETAWDGTWEMAVVVVAGRTGAERAALRDRLTSYRMAELREGVWTRPANLRRPREYAAEVVLSTFAATPDEDPATLARQLWDLGDWAAQGRSLLARLEATPEPAARLAVAAHVVRHLASDPLLPTALLPADWPAASMRTAYAAYQDELRSLWTVAR, translated from the coding sequence ATGCCTGACCTCGCCCCTCTCTCGGCGCGCTCGGTCATGCTGAGCCTGCTGCTCGGGTCACACCCGGACCGGATGTCCGCCGCCGAGCTGGTCCGCGCCGGCGAGCACTTCGGCGTGCCGCCCGCGACCACCCGGGTCGCGTTGACCCGTGCCGTCGCGGCCGGCGACCTGCAGCGCGCCGACGGCGACTACGTGCTCGGCGCCCGCCTCGCAGCCCGGCAGCGCCGGCAGGACGAGGCGGTCCTCGACGCCGAGACCGCGTGGGACGGGACCTGGGAGATGGCCGTCGTCGTGGTCGCCGGCCGCACGGGCGCGGAACGGGCGGCGCTGCGCGACCGGCTGACGTCGTACCGGATGGCGGAGCTGCGCGAGGGCGTGTGGACCCGCCCGGCCAACCTGCGCCGGCCGCGGGAGTACGCCGCCGAGGTCGTGCTGAGCACCTTCGCCGCGACGCCCGACGAGGATCCGGCCACCCTCGCCCGGCAGCTGTGGGACCTCGGCGACTGGGCCGCGCAGGGCCGCTCGCTGCTCGCGCGACTGGAGGCGACGCCGGAGCCGGCCGCCCGGCTGGCGGTCGCGGCGCACGTCGTACGGCACCTGGCGAGCGATCCCCTGCTGCCCACCGCACTGCTCCCGGCTGACTGGCCGGCGGCGTCGATGCGGACGGCGTACGCCGCCTATCAGGACGAGCTGCGCTCGCTGTGGACCGTGGCGCGCTGA
- a CDS encoding TetR family transcriptional regulator C-terminal domain-containing protein: MPRTIDHDQRRQRIGEAVWRLVLREGVGAVSLRTVAAEADLVLGSLRHSFPTKAELLAFAMRLAHERAAARIGRHAGITDPRRRTVACLRELLPLDDERTVEMRVHLALMAEGPRHPELTALADDAHEAIRGLCLRLLADLRDAGRVAPDRHLGRETTALHALVDGLALHAMRDPRRRRSATRALDDHLDALARPGSK; encoded by the coding sequence ATGCCGCGCACCATCGACCACGACCAGCGGCGGCAGCGGATCGGTGAGGCGGTGTGGCGGCTGGTCCTGCGCGAAGGCGTGGGAGCGGTGTCGCTGCGGACCGTGGCGGCCGAGGCCGACCTCGTGCTGGGCTCGCTGCGGCACAGCTTCCCGACCAAGGCCGAGCTGCTGGCATTCGCGATGCGACTGGCCCACGAGCGCGCCGCCGCGCGGATCGGCCGGCACGCCGGGATCACCGACCCTCGCCGCCGTACCGTCGCCTGCCTGCGCGAGCTGCTCCCCCTCGACGACGAGCGGACCGTCGAGATGCGCGTCCACCTCGCCCTCATGGCCGAGGGACCGCGCCACCCGGAGCTGACCGCGCTCGCCGACGACGCGCATGAGGCCATCCGCGGGCTGTGCCTACGCCTGCTCGCCGACCTCCGCGACGCCGGTCGGGTCGCCCCCGACCGGCACCTCGGCCGCGAGACCACCGCCCTGCACGCCCTCGTCGACGGACTCGCCCTGCACGCCATGCGCGACCCGCGGCGGCGTCGGTCCGCCACTCGCGCTCTGGACGACCATCTCGACGCGTTGGCCCGACCCGGCTCGAAATGA